The sequence AGGAGCCGAGCGTCTTCGATGCATTTGCAGTCACTGTTCTTACTTCTGTCGCCGGTGCAATTCCCGTCTGTGAACAACCCCCTCTGGGTTCCTTATGCCTGTGAGAGTCGTCCAACAACGAGTTCGACCTCGATGGCGACTTCCTCGTTAGGCTCTGACACCGGCAGATTGAGGACGCAGCCGAGATGCCCGCCCTTCATGTGCCTGCTTAAGGTCGGACAGATGTTGCAAAGACTTCATCCTGCCCACGGCAGAGATACAGTTAACTATGGCAAACTCTTAAATACACGATTGTTAATACAGACGTGACGCTCGCAGGAGTGTCAGTGAGGAATGGTGATGCAACTGACTCGCAACCAACAAATTCTGTTCATGGTCATGATTGTTGTCGATGTGATACTTGGCTCTCTGTTTGCCCTGGCGTTCATGCCTGTGTGGTTGCAACCAGAGGCCACTCTCATTGTCCCCAGTTTCAATCTCTACATGGCACCTCTGGCAATCACAAGTCTGCTCGCCCTGCCGACCGTGTTCTTCCTTCAGATGATCTGGAACGACAAGTTTGGGAACCAGGTGTACCTATTACCGCTACGACTTGGCCTGGCTTACGAGTTTCTCCACGGTGGACTCGAGAAGCTGCTGGACACCACCTATCTGGCCAGTCCCGGTCTGATTCAGCTGGGCGCCAATGCTGCTCCCAGTGAATGGGTAAAGGGAGTAATGGCAATGATGCTGCCCAACTATGCGTTCTTCCTGCTGCTGATTGCAGTTGGCGAACTGCTGGTCGGGCTCTCCATGCTGTTCGGAGGTATGACTAGGCTTGGCGCAATCGGAGGCATACTGCTTCAACTCGTGTTCTTGATTCTCTTGGGCTGGTTAAGTCCCTCGACGTTCGGAGTGAACTTCATCGGTGTGTTCGCCTTTCTCTTGGTGGGAATGCATCGGGCTGGACGTTATCTCGGCTTGGACTACTTCTTGGCGCGCAGTCTGGAGGCCCGGAAGGAGAACAAGGCAGCACATGTGCTGCTTCTCATGACCTAGTCCCAGTGACATCCAAGGACCGCCGGAACCGCATATGGTTCCTCTCGCGCCCCTCCCCGTTTCGCTCAATGCCGCATGACTGCGACGGGGAGGCGTCCTCTCATTCAGCGGCGTTCACATCCATGGTGACGAATGTGGCTTGGAGTATGCCATCCAAGTGCTGTTGCGGCAAGTCGGCACGAGATGTGCTTTTCGACATGTCCTGTCATGTTGCCGATACCTTACCTGCTCATTCGGTTGCTTCTCAGCGCAAGTGGTGTGCGACCTCTCACTGTTAGATGGACGAATCTGTGGATGGGATTCTTCGCCGTTAAGACGTACTGGGGGCAATTGCTCCTTGAGGCCGATTCCACTCAGTCTGTGTGCTCGGACCCGATCATGCAACCCCACAGGTCTGAACATTTGCCTTTGTCCACTAATGCCTGACCTAGAGGCAGCTGTTCCACACCCACTCTCAGGCAAGTTGATATAAGTGGTACAGCACCTTGTACAGCACACAAATGAGGTGATTTGAGTCTGAGAAGAGGACCAATGCGAGGCCCCATTGTCCGGCGACGAGGCCCCATGAGACCGCGACCTGTGGGTTACAGAGGTGGGTACCGTCGAAGACCCTGTTGCTGCGGAGGCTGTTGTGCCTGTGTGCTATGTGTCCTATTGCTGTTTCTCATCTCTGGGGTGGCAATCCTGTCTCTGCTATTCCCGTGAGAAAGTCCTATGTGCATCACTCGGGAGTTGCGCCCGCGCAGCCCTAGGGGACACAGGAAGCAGCAGATTGACATGTGTGAATCTCCCTGCATACCTAGCATGAGTGCAGTCCGGCTTCAAAGAACCGAAGGTGACTCGAGTTTCTATGATGCCTGATGCGTTCCGTTCATCTGCCTGTACGCTGTGCTACTGCTGGGCTTTGGGTTCTGGCTTGATGCGTTGGGATTCACCGACGATGCTATATCGACCTGGATTGGCGCCATGTTTGGAATCGTCCTCTCCCAATTGGTCTGCCCTACATGTTATCTCTCAAGTGGGCGATGAGCGGTCGCTGGTATCTGGAGTACAATGAGCACGGTATTACTTGCCGCAGGTTATTCAAGACTGAAACGTACCTCTGGACTGACATATCGGGCCTGTACAGCAAGAAGAGTACGGGATTCCTGGGCCGATACCATGACACACTCGTCGTCGAGTGTGGAGGCCTGACCACGGAGTTCTTCCTACCCGACTTTGGTCTGAATTCCAAGAAGCCCTCGGTCGAGTTCATCGAGGGCATAGTCAGAACATGGGCATTAGCCAACCGTTCATTCTTAGTTGGACAGAGTTTGACACAGGAGTCTTGTCACTCCCAGGAGACGGCACTGGGGTCACTCCTC comes from Candidatus Thorarchaeota archaeon and encodes:
- a CDS encoding DoxX family membrane protein translates to MVMQLTRNQQILFMVMIVVDVILGSLFALAFMPVWLQPEATLIVPSFNLYMAPLAITSLLALPTVFFLQMIWNDKFGNQVYLLPLRLGLAYEFLHGGLEKLLDTTYLASPGLIQLGANAAPSEWVKGVMAMMLPNYAFFLLLIAVGELLVGLSMLFGGMTRLGAIGGILLQLVFLILLGWLSPSTFGVNFIGVFAFLLVGMHRAGRYLGLDYFLARSLEARKENKAAHVLLLMT